The following are encoded together in the Culex pipiens pallens isolate TS chromosome 1, TS_CPP_V2, whole genome shotgun sequence genome:
- the LOC120420742 gene encoding uncharacterized protein LOC120420742, producing MSSSTTTTWGIRTASRRQEESGRCSETELAKKGSAAEKGAAAAAAGSGAVAAGSNGGCSQKRLRLSRNPKSHENRCQHTGGTDLSGRQQEPHQGRGQEAVKVYKSPVLWPDGKKKAHDLNKTSPARPP from the exons ATGTCTTCCTCGACCACGACTACCTGGGGAATTCGTACGGCATCAAGAAGGCAAGAAGAATCTGGTCGCTGCTCCGAGACCGAACTGGCCAAGAAGGGTTCTGCCGCTGAGAAGGgagcggctgctgctgctgccggaagCGGTGCCGTTGCTGCAGGCTCCAACGGTGGCTGCAGCCAGAAAAGGCTGCGTCTGTCCCGCAACCCCAAGTCCCACGAAAATCGGTGCCAACACACTGGTGGTACTGATCTATCTGGGCGCCAACAAGAACCACATCAAGGCCGCGGTCAAGAGGCTGTCAAAGTGTACAAATCACCAGTATTGTGGCCGGACGGCAAGAAAAAGGCACAc GACTTGAACAAAACATCTCCGGCACGGCCGCCGTAA
- the LOC120420753 gene encoding uncharacterized protein LOC120420753, which translates to MASKDESRFIISGGPEPQNITEGFGSMGAFVRNRMRRNGNDVAVIDGVYGTEVQYLELLEQSVRLAECLRTLAGIRVGDVIGIVSENRLEFPAVLFGALFVGATVAPINLTYSERELEHAFSLSKPKLIFVSPFSADRVVAAARRNRHIVQKVVLFGDENPFVEGQDQRDVVLFEEFQRSVTFVNPLTFYIPTVDIDQHVALIMCSSGTTGLPKGVQLTHANLLASIALLEESSNLMEPPPGGIVLLGVLPWFHAYGCMTLINVICNKQKLVSLPKFEEGLFLSCIENYRCTMIFVVPPLVVFLAKHPLVDSYDLSSIDTLLCGAAPLSKETEDLVKARLNVRHVRQGYGMSETTLATLVQNGECHKSGSVGKVQIGTLAKVIDPETGKLLGPNQHGELCFKGSQIMKGYIGNEKATRETIDQDGWLHTGDVGYYDEDFEFFIVDRLKELIKYKGFQVPPAEIEAILLTNPKVKDAAVIGLPDEAAGELPLAFVVKQDGVDISEAEIKKYVADRTSPAKRLHGGVRFIAEIPKNLSGKILRRELRAMLQTPKSKL; encoded by the exons ATGGCATCGAAGGATGAGAGCAGATTCATCATCAGCGGTGGGCCCGAACCGCAGAACATTACGGAAGGGTTCGGATCGATGGGGGCCTTTGTCCGCAACCGGATGCGCCGTAACGGGAACGATGTGGCTGTG ATTGACGGCGTGTACGGAACGGAAGTGCAATATCTGGAACTGCTGGAGCAGTCGGTGCGGCTGGCCGAGTGTCTCCGGACGTTGGCCGGCATCCGGGTGGGCGACGTCATCGGTATCGTCAGCGAGAACCGGCTCGAGTTCCCGGCGGTGCTGTTTGGGGCGCTCTTTGTCGGTGCCACAGTCGCGCCCATCAATCTGACCTATTCCGAGC GTGAACTGGAGCACGCGTTCAGCCTGTCCAAGCCGAAGCTGATCTTCGTGTCGCCATTTTCGGCGGATCGCGTCGTAGCGGCGGCCCGGCGAAACCGGCACATTGTCCAGAAGGTGGTCCTTTTCGGGGACGAGAATCCCTTCGTTGAGGGTCAGGATCAGCGGGATGTGGTCCTTTTTGAAGAGTTTCAACGATCGGTTACGTTCGTGAACCCGTTGACCTTTTACATTCCCACGGTGGACATTGATCAGCACGTGGCGCTGATCATGTGCTCTTCCGGGACGACGGGGCTGCCGAAGGGTGTCCAGCTCACCCACGCCAACCTGTTGGCCAGTATCGCGCTGTTGGA GGAATCCTCGAACCTCATGGAACCACCTCCCGGAGGGATCGTCCTGCTCGGAGTTTTGCCCTGGTTCCACGCGTACGGTTGCATGACCCTGATCAACGTGATCTGCAACAAGCAGAAGCTCGTATCGCTGCCCAAATTTGAGGAAGGTCTATTTTTAAGCTGTATCGAGAACTATCGCTGTACTATGATCTTCGTTGTACCCCCGCTAGTCGTTTTCCTCGCAAAGCATCCGCTTGTAGACAGCTACGACCTGTCCAGCATCGATACCCTCCTCTGCGGAGCCGCTCCGTTGAGCAAAGAGACAGAAGACCTGGTGAAGGCACGACTCAACGTTCGACACGTCCGTCAAGGTTACGGAATGAGCGAGACTACGTTGGCCACGTTGGTGCAGAACGGAGAGTGCCACAAAAGCGGGAGCGTCGGCAAGGTACAGATCGGAACGCTGGCCAAGGTGATCGATCCGGAAACGGGCAAGCTACTCGGGCCGAACCAACACGGCGAACTCTGCTTCAAGGGATCCCAGATCATGAAGGGATACATTGGCAATGAAAAGGCAACGCGCGAAACGATCGACCAGGACGGATGGCTGCACACCGGAGACGTCGGATACTACGACGAAGACTTTGAGTTCTTCATCGTGGATCGACTAAAGGAGCTGATCAAGTACAAGGGCTTTCAGGTTCCGCCTGCCGAGATCGAAGCGATTCTGCTGACCAACCCGAAGGTGAAAGACGCGGCCGTCATTGGACTGCCGGACGAGGCCGCCGGAGAACTTCCGCTGGCGTTCGTGGTCAAACAGGATGGCGTGGATATTAGCGAGGCCGAGATCAAGAAATACGTTGCCGATCGGACATCACCGGCCAAGCGACTGCACGGGGGCGTGAGGTTCATCGCGGAGATTCCCAAAAATCTTAGCGGAAAGATTCTGAGGCGGGAACTGAGGGCTATGCTGCAAACACCCAAATCAAAGCTGTAG
- the LOC120420755 gene encoding 3'(2'),5'-bisphosphate nucleotidase 1: MASSTVVAPLVMRIVASSIQIANRAGRIIRDVLAKGDLGIVEKDGKDDLQTEADRSAQRCIVASLEKLFPNVTIIGEEGACDTRVPEDWLVSDVNGEFLAGNACPDALKQVKESELVIWVDPLDGTSEYTQGFLERVTVLIGISVNDRAVGGVIHQPFFQSDSGTQGRTIWGVKGIGAGGFIPTRPPTDRFIVTTTRSHSNALVQSALDALSPDEVLRVGGAGYKVLQLLEGKAHAYVFASAGCKKWDTCAPEAVLEAQGGKLTDILGRHYSYGKEVSFPNACGVLGTASGISHEDILAKLPDSVKQAMNK, from the coding sequence ATGGCCAGTTCGACGGTAGTTGCCCCGCTTGTGATGCGGATCGTGGCCAGCTCGATCCAGATCGCGAACCGTGCCGGGCGGATCATCCGGGACGTGCTGGCCAAGGGCGATCTGGGAATCGTGGAGAAGGACGGCAAGGACGACCTGCAGACGGAGGCGGACCGGTCGGCGCAGCGCTGCATCGTGGCCTCGCTGGAGAAGCTGTTCCCGAACGTGACCATAATTGGGGAGGAGGGAGCTTGTGATACGCGCGTTCCGGAGGATTGGCTGGTGTCGGATGTTAATGGGGAGTTTTTGGCGGGGAACGCTTGCCCGGACGCGTTGAAGCAGGTCAAGGAGAGTGAGTTGGTCATTTGGGTGGATCCGTTGGATGGGACGAGCGAGTACACGCAAGGGTTTTTGGAGCGTGTTACGGTGTTGATCGGGATTTCGGTGAATGATCGTGCGGTTGGAGGAGTGATTCATCAGCCGTTCTTCCAGTCGGACAGCGGGACGCAGGGACGGACCATCTGGGGAGTGAAGGGGATCGGAGCTGGAGGGTTCATTCCGACGCGACCGCCTACGGACAGGTTCATCGTGACTACGACTCGATcacattccaatgcactggttCAGTCGGCGCTGGACGCGCTGTCCCCGGATGAGGTATTGCGGGTTGGTGGCGCTGGGTACAAGGTACTGCAGCTGCTGGAGGGGAAGGCTCACGCGTACGTGTTTGCCAGTGCCGGCTGTAAGAAGTGGGACACGTGCGCACCGGAAGCGGTCCTCGAGGCGCAAGGGGGAAAGTTGACCGACATTCTGGGACGGCACTATTCGTACGGGAAGGAGGTAAGTTTTCCAAACGCTTGTGGAGTACTGGGGACGGCCAGTGGAATATCGCACGAGGATATTCTGGCCAAGCTTCCGGACAGCGTGAAGCAAGCAATGAATAAGTAA
- the LOC120420757 gene encoding electron transfer flavoprotein subunit beta, translating to MSRVLVGVKRVIDYAVKIRVKPDKSGVVTEGVKHSMNPFDEIAVEEAVKMKEKKLASEVVAVSVGPAQAQEVLRTALAMGADRGIHIEVTGKDYDLLQPIHVSKILAKLAQDEKADLVILGKQAIDDDCNQTAQMTAALLDWPQATYASKVEKTADGLTVVREIDGGLETIKTTVPAVISADLRLNTPRYATLPNIMKAKKKPIKKVAPKDLGVDTTPRIEIVSVEDPPVRQAGSILPDVDTLLGKLRDGGHIK from the exons ATGTCCCGAGTCCTGGTCGGAGTAAAGCGCGTGATCGACTATGCCGTCAAG ATTCGCGTCAAGCCGGACAAATCCGGGGTTGTTACGGAGGGCGTGAAGCACTCGATGAACCCGTTCGATGAAATTGCCGTGGAGGAGGCGGTCAAGATGAAGGAGAAGAAGCTGGCCTCGGAAGTGGTTGCCGTTTCGGTAGGTCCAGCTCAGGCGCAGGAGGTTCTGAGGACGGCGTTGGCGATGGGTGCCGACCGCGGGATTCACATCGAGGTGACGGGCAAGGACTACGACCTGCTGCAGCCGATTCACGTGTCGAAGATTCTGGCCAAGCTGGCGCAGGACGAGAAGGCCGATTTGGTGATTTTGGGCAAGCAGGCGATTGATGACGATTGCAATCAGACGGCGCAGATGACCGCGGCGCTCCTGGATTGGCCCCAGGCTACGTACGCCTCGAAGGTTGAAAAGACCGCTGATGGGTTGACGGTGGTGCGGGAGATTGACGGGGGTTTGGAGACGATCAAGACCACGGTTCCGGCGGTGATTAGCGCCGATTTGCGACTCAATACGCCGCGTTACGCCACTCTGCCGAACATCATGAAGGCCAAGAAGAAGCCCATCAAGAAGGTGGCGCCGAAGGATCTCGGCGTGGACACGACACCACGCATCGAGATCGTGTCGGTTGAGGATCCGCCGGTGCGCCAGGCCGGTTCCATCCTGCCGGACGTGGACACCCTGCTGGGCAAGCTGCGCGACGGAGGACACATCAAGTAG
- the LOC120420751 gene encoding zinc finger protein 431-like isoform X1: MPCVVPTCKATDGNLRPFPQHPSLVQRWQEAIQLGCGAPLELPATTTGLEICQWHFRLTAPEGEDSKLERYREPSCFITASGEYSDVSSCRMCLNFYPTATMVSKAGILGDNDITYCVYELMSIIFQDSDFLEMICQECLVRLDVMSSMQVFFATAEDAFQQIVQLAEGRGGESQVEDGEDVKFEGQFKEETQAIVEEVIEEMQVEVGTAEDVMEEFVTGHEYSSAGWSTEEEDEGPKREIERREAKRGRKQKQVRRKLKREQENFDEPAKPRRIPKNEPKTTTVKRDKNGPSSLKAVRTRKCYICVQVLTDANELMSHLTEVHAPTKDFHCKECGVDFPQVITFNVHLSRHDETERPYKCEVCPLRFGCLNSKKVHEQRAHGMHPNFEVPAKIINPVVCEHCGRVFENKTCLASHTRAKHKKSDNVPTCNICRKTFTARSSLERHMLLHNNEKPFACSQCDKTYRRNLDLKHHVELVHEGKNPHFCAECAQSFQSYQALYLHKKFTHGKNTQDSDKAKAELRQQRYLSCALCKTVNSTTDELTAHIEVVHPNEEYPYVKCPEPTCSRTFLTSHHRAHHKEIHTDKYRCDICGARNASIQRLQIHIENKHTEVRKYDCTVCIKTYKTATALRTHMREHTEGKRFECEFCSKTFSRKDQMVIHRRLHTGERPFSCPVCSKRFSDDGTFSKHKKRCQAALQNQLTQQQEDVMIEFVQEDEAAN; the protein is encoded by the exons ATGCCCTGCGTCGTGCCAACGTGCAAGGCGACCGACGGCAACCTGCGGCCCTTTCCGCAGCATCCGTCGCTGGTGCAACGCTGGCAGGAGGCGATCCAGCTCGGCTGTGGCGCTCCGCTTGAGCTGCCCGCGACGACGACCGGGCTGGAGATTTGCCAGTGGCACTTTCGTCTTACGGCGCCGGAGGGGGAGGACAGCAAGCTGGAGCGGTACCGGGAACCGAGCTGCTTCATCACTGC ttcgggGGAATATTCGGACGTGAGCAGCTGCCGGATGTGTTTGAACTTTTATCCGACGGCCACGATGGTGTCCAAGGCTGGCATACTTGGGGACAACGACATTACGTACTGCGTGTACGAGCTGATGAGTATCATCTTTCAGGATTCGGATTTTTTGGAGATGATTTGCCAGGAGTGTTTGGTCCGGTTGGACGTGATGAGTTCGATGCAAGTTTTCTTCGCGACTGCCGAAGATGCGTTTCAGCAGATTGTTCAGCTGGCGGAAGGACGGGGTGGTGAGTCGCAAGTTGAAGACGGTGAGGATGttaagtttgagggtcagttcaaGGAGGAAACTCAGGCGATTGTGGAGGAGGTGATTGAGGAGATGCAGGTAGAGGTTGGTACGGCGGAGGATGTGATGGAAGAGTTCGTTACTGGTCATGAGTACAGCAGTGCTGGTTGGAGTACGGAAGAGGAAGATGAGGGGCCGAAGAGGGAGATTGAAAGAAGGGAAGCTAAAAGAGGGAGGAAACAGAAGCAGGTTCGGAGGAAACTTAAGAGAGAACAGGAAAATTTTGATGAGCCTGCGAAACCGAGGCGTATTCCGAAAAACGAACCGAAAACAACCACCGTGAAGCGGGATAAGAACGGTCCCTCGTCGCTGAAGGCGGTTCGGACTAGAAAGTGCTACATTTGCGTTCAAGTTCTCACCGATGCCAACGAGTTGATGTCCCATCTGACGGAGGTGCATGCCCCGACGAAGGACTTTCACTGCAAAGAGTGTGGAGTTGACTTTCCGCAGGTTATTACGTTCAATGTCCATCTGAGTCGTCACGACGAAACCGAGAGACCGTACAAGTGTGAGGTATGTCCGTTAAGGTTCGGTTGTCTTAATTCCAAAAAGGTTCACGAACAGCGTGCGCACGGAATGCATCCAAACTTTGAAGTGCCCGCAAAGATCATCAATCCGGTGGTGTGTGAACATTGCGGTCGTGTGTTTGAGAACAAAACCTGCCTGGCGTCTCACACGCGGgccaaacacaaaaaatcagACAATGTTCCGACTTGTAACATCTGCCGGAAGACGTTCACGGCCAGATCCAGTTTGGAGCGGCACATGCTGTTGCACAACAATGAAAAACCTTTTGCCTGCTCACAATGCGACAAGACCTACCGGAGGAACCTGGACCTAAAGCACCACGTCGAGCTGGTCCACGAAGGCAAGAACCCGCACTTTTGCGCAGAATGTGCGCAGTCATTCCAAAGCTATCAAGCGTTGTACCTCCACAAGAAGTTTACCCACGGTAAAAATACCCAAGATTCGGATAAGGCCAAAGCCGAGCTGAGGCAGCAGCGCTACCTGAGTTGCGCCCTCTGCAAAACGGTCAACAGCACCACGGACGAGCTGACCGCCCACATCGAGGTGGTCCACCCCAACGAAGAGTACCCGTACGTGAAATGTCCGGAACCCACCTGTTCGCGCACCTTCCTCACGTCCCACCACCGAGCCCACCACAAGGAAATCCACACGGACAAGTACAGGTGTGACATCTGTGGCGCGCGGAACGCCTCGATTCAGCGCCTTCAGATTCACATCGAGAACAAGCACACCGAGGTGCGCAAATACGACTGTACGGTGTGCATCAAAACGTACAAAACGGCCACGGCACTGCGAACCCACATGCGGGAGCATACCGAGGGAAAGCGCTTCGAGTGTGAGTTTTGCAGCAAGACGTTCAGCCGGAAGGATCAGATGGTTATTCATCGGAG ACTCCACACCGGGGAGCGCCCCTTCAGCTGTCCGGTTTGCTCGAAACGGTTCAGCGACGACGGAACATTCAGCAAGCACAAAAAACGGTGCCAGGCCGCACTGCAGAACCAACTGACGCAGCAGCAGGAGGATGTGATGATCGAGTTTGTCCAAGAAGATGAAGCCGCTAATTGA
- the LOC120420751 gene encoding zinc finger protein 492-like isoform X2, with amino-acid sequence MPCVVPTCKATDGNLRPFPQHPSLVQRWQEAIQLGCGAPLELPATTTGLEICQWHFRLTAPEGEDSKLERYREPSCFITASGEYSDVSSCRMCLNFYPTATMVSKAGILGDNDITYCVYELMSIIFQDSDFLEMICQECLVRLDVMSSMQVFFATAEDAFQQIVQLAEGRGGESQVEDGEDVKFEGQFKEETQAIVEEVIEEMQVEVGTAEDVMEEFVTGHEYSSAGWSTEEEDEGPKREIERREAKRGRKQKQVRRKLKREQENFDEPAKPRRIPKNEPKTTTVKRDKNGPSSLKAVRTRKCYICVQVLTDANELMSHLTEVHAPTKDFHCKECGVDFPQVITFNVHLSRHDETERPYKCEVCPLRFGCLNSKKVHEQRAHGMHPNFEVPAKIINPVVCEHCGRVFENKTCLASHTRAKHKKSDNVPTCNICRKTFTARSSLERHMLLHNNEKPFACSQCDKTYRRNLDLKHHVELVHEGKNPHFCAECAQSFQSYQALYLHKKFTHGKNTQDSDKAKAELRQQRYLSCALCKTVNSTTDELTAHIEVVHPNEEYPYVKCPEPTCSRTFLTSHHRAHHKEIHTDKYRCDICGARNASIQRLQIHIENKHTEVRKYDCTVCIKTYKTATALRTHMREHTEGKRFECEFCSKTFSRKDQMVIHRR; translated from the exons ATGCCCTGCGTCGTGCCAACGTGCAAGGCGACCGACGGCAACCTGCGGCCCTTTCCGCAGCATCCGTCGCTGGTGCAACGCTGGCAGGAGGCGATCCAGCTCGGCTGTGGCGCTCCGCTTGAGCTGCCCGCGACGACGACCGGGCTGGAGATTTGCCAGTGGCACTTTCGTCTTACGGCGCCGGAGGGGGAGGACAGCAAGCTGGAGCGGTACCGGGAACCGAGCTGCTTCATCACTGC ttcgggGGAATATTCGGACGTGAGCAGCTGCCGGATGTGTTTGAACTTTTATCCGACGGCCACGATGGTGTCCAAGGCTGGCATACTTGGGGACAACGACATTACGTACTGCGTGTACGAGCTGATGAGTATCATCTTTCAGGATTCGGATTTTTTGGAGATGATTTGCCAGGAGTGTTTGGTCCGGTTGGACGTGATGAGTTCGATGCAAGTTTTCTTCGCGACTGCCGAAGATGCGTTTCAGCAGATTGTTCAGCTGGCGGAAGGACGGGGTGGTGAGTCGCAAGTTGAAGACGGTGAGGATGttaagtttgagggtcagttcaaGGAGGAAACTCAGGCGATTGTGGAGGAGGTGATTGAGGAGATGCAGGTAGAGGTTGGTACGGCGGAGGATGTGATGGAAGAGTTCGTTACTGGTCATGAGTACAGCAGTGCTGGTTGGAGTACGGAAGAGGAAGATGAGGGGCCGAAGAGGGAGATTGAAAGAAGGGAAGCTAAAAGAGGGAGGAAACAGAAGCAGGTTCGGAGGAAACTTAAGAGAGAACAGGAAAATTTTGATGAGCCTGCGAAACCGAGGCGTATTCCGAAAAACGAACCGAAAACAACCACCGTGAAGCGGGATAAGAACGGTCCCTCGTCGCTGAAGGCGGTTCGGACTAGAAAGTGCTACATTTGCGTTCAAGTTCTCACCGATGCCAACGAGTTGATGTCCCATCTGACGGAGGTGCATGCCCCGACGAAGGACTTTCACTGCAAAGAGTGTGGAGTTGACTTTCCGCAGGTTATTACGTTCAATGTCCATCTGAGTCGTCACGACGAAACCGAGAGACCGTACAAGTGTGAGGTATGTCCGTTAAGGTTCGGTTGTCTTAATTCCAAAAAGGTTCACGAACAGCGTGCGCACGGAATGCATCCAAACTTTGAAGTGCCCGCAAAGATCATCAATCCGGTGGTGTGTGAACATTGCGGTCGTGTGTTTGAGAACAAAACCTGCCTGGCGTCTCACACGCGGgccaaacacaaaaaatcagACAATGTTCCGACTTGTAACATCTGCCGGAAGACGTTCACGGCCAGATCCAGTTTGGAGCGGCACATGCTGTTGCACAACAATGAAAAACCTTTTGCCTGCTCACAATGCGACAAGACCTACCGGAGGAACCTGGACCTAAAGCACCACGTCGAGCTGGTCCACGAAGGCAAGAACCCGCACTTTTGCGCAGAATGTGCGCAGTCATTCCAAAGCTATCAAGCGTTGTACCTCCACAAGAAGTTTACCCACGGTAAAAATACCCAAGATTCGGATAAGGCCAAAGCCGAGCTGAGGCAGCAGCGCTACCTGAGTTGCGCCCTCTGCAAAACGGTCAACAGCACCACGGACGAGCTGACCGCCCACATCGAGGTGGTCCACCCCAACGAAGAGTACCCGTACGTGAAATGTCCGGAACCCACCTGTTCGCGCACCTTCCTCACGTCCCACCACCGAGCCCACCACAAGGAAATCCACACGGACAAGTACAGGTGTGACATCTGTGGCGCGCGGAACGCCTCGATTCAGCGCCTTCAGATTCACATCGAGAACAAGCACACCGAGGTGCGCAAATACGACTGTACGGTGTGCATCAAAACGTACAAAACGGCCACGGCACTGCGAACCCACATGCGGGAGCATACCGAGGGAAAGCGCTTCGAGTGTGAGTTTTGCAGCAAGACGTTCAGCCGGAAGGATCAGATGGTTATTCATCGGAGGTAA
- the LOC120420752 gene encoding zinc finger protein ZFP2-like, translating to MVHFCKLCQLLHKNMDSIECDSSNVWLLESVFKLKIVPVNGRVEPICQSCIRKYNKVMRRKRKENGGFPISQNQIFPISTTTTTVTSSTQLVMMQRQEQLATQNQGLVGGTGQHREEDSSTETSIVTANSFQLNITGAAAVYRTGRGSSDEDSSAGKSSDVDDDDDDDDGGEDVVGDSDDDSCGSSECCSDGSEESSSSCSSSSVSESSSETRTSLVIDESIQGSEEMSQDVPVKTNGNNLEVDQVEKPELIVMKGSKKKDFSHVCGVCGKVFRKIGYLRVHVRTHTGEKPFACDVCFKSFTQASSLNIHKRLHSNIKPYVCQVCGAEFTSSGNFRVHMRIHSQDRKYSCSYCDKTFVQLTSKKLHERIHNNIKPHVCKICMKAFSNISNLHVHSRTHNNLKPYKCHICERNFTQSQTLKTHILSTHTNEKKFNCDKCSKGYATLSNLKNHLNSHLQKKPYECNECGRRFTQKSSLKTHLDSHRSDRDPIRCDPCGQEFPTPTALYAHRRTVHKTQKKTPENATTYDCPRCGRSFKQLRWFRTHMKREHHQDVDEGTTTTTEKKSSNKITIDGVDIEEVEEPDQPDELSNFEDSLAGDEGDEETKSD from the coding sequence ATGGTACACTTTTGCAAGCTTTGTCAGCTGCTGCACAAAAACATGGACTCCATAGAGTGCGATAGCAGCAACGTCTGGCTGCTCGAGTCGGTCTTCAAGCTGAAGATCGTCCCGGTCAACGGGCGGGTCGAGCCGATCTGCCAGAGCTGCATCCGCAAGTACAACAAAGTCATGCGCCGCAAGCGAAAGGAAAACGGAGGCTTTCCGATATCCCAGAACCAGATCTTCCCGATCTCGACGACCACGACGACGGTCACCTCGTCGACGCAGCTGGTCATGATGCAGCGGCAGGAGCAGTTGGCAACGCAGAATCAGGGACTTGTCGGGGGGACTGGCCAGCACAGGGAGGAGGACTCGTCGACGGAAACGTCGATTGTGACGGCCAACAGCTTTCAGCTGAACATTACGGGCGCGGCGGCTGTTTACAGGACGGGACGTGGGTCTTCGGATGAGGATAGTTCGGCTGGGAAGAGTAGCGAcgtggacgacgacgacgatgacgatgatggtgGAGAGGACGTGGTCGGAGACAGCGATGACGATAGTTGTGGTTCCAGCGAATGTTGTAGTGACGGATCGGAGGAGAGTAGCTCCAGCTGTAGCAGTTCCAGTGTGAGCGAGAGTTCCTCAGAGACCAGGACCAGTTTGGTGATCGATGAATCGATACAGGGCAGTGAAGAGATGTCGCAGGATGTGCCCGTGAAAACCAATGGAAATAATTTAGAGGTTGATCAGGTTGAGAAACCTGAACTGATAGTGATGAAGGGGTCGAAAAAGAAAGATTTTTCTCATGTCTGCGGAGTATGTGGTAAGGTTTTCCGTAAAATTGGCTATCTTCGTGTTCATGTAAGAACGCACACAGGGGAGAAGCCATTTGCCTGTGACGTGTGCTTCAAGAGCTTCACGCAGGCTTCTAGTCTGAATATTCATAAGCGATTGCACAGTAACATCAAGCCCTACGTATGCCAAGTGTGCGGCGCAGAGTTTACCAGTTCTGGAAATTTTCGTGTTCATATGCGAATACACTCGCAAGATCGCAAATACAGCTGTAGCTACTGTGACAAGACGTTTGTGCAACTCACCTCGAAGAAATTACACGAAAGGATTCACAACAATATCAAACCCCATGTCTGCAAGATATGCATGAAAGCCTTCTCCAACATCAGTAATCTACACGTGCATTCAAGAACGCACAACAACCTCAAGCCATACAAATGCCATATATGCGAACGCAACTTTACGCAATCTCAAACACTCAAGACGCACATCTTGTCCACCCACACGAATGAAAAGAAATTCAACTGCGATAAATGTTCCAAAGGATACGCCACGCTTTCTAACCTCAAAAACCACCTCAATAGCCATTTGCAGAAGAAACCGTATGAATGTAACGAGTGCGGCCGGCGATTCACGCAGAAAAGTTCCCTCAAAACGCACCTGGACTCCCATCGGTCCGATCGCGACCCGATCCGGTGTGACCCATGCGGCCAGGAGTTCCCAACTCCGACCGCTCTCTACGCTCACCGTCGGACCGTCCACAAAACGCAGAAAAAGACCCCAGAAAACGCCACGACGTACGATTGTCCGCGGTGTGGTAGGAGCTTCAAACAGCTGCGATGGTTCCGGACGCACATGAAGCGGGAACATCACCAGGATGTGGACGaggggacgacgacgacgactgagAAAAAGAGTTCCAACAAGATCACCATCGATGGGGTTGACATCGAGGAGGTTGAAGAACCGGACCAGCCAGATGAGCTGTCGAACTTTGAAGATTCGTTGGCGGGAGATGAGGGGGACGAGGAGACCAAAAGTGACTAG